In Hallerella succinigenes, the following are encoded in one genomic region:
- a CDS encoding OmpA family protein, translating to MNRLIALTALATFAFAAAKDLAPNKTHAVLNISYTNFDDVPQKNKTLTFVGKKNPKNKVTVKTNGYGEVSFLIPREDSYQILCESLTGPFECGETPYVSPRASYGSVNVAFDDTRAELQGVSFKVGSAELVPSTLATLDKTIAGLKKNAKAKVEIEGHTSSEGGEEYNQKLSEDRANSVRDYMISKGISKDRVTAIGYGYSRPKASNDTEEGRKQNRRIEVRVTNPDEVDAAPAE from the coding sequence ATGAATCGTTTGATTGCTTTGACCGCCCTTGCCACATTCGCCTTTGCGGCGGCGAAAGATCTCGCTCCGAACAAGACGCACGCCGTTTTGAACATTTCGTACACGAATTTTGACGATGTTCCTCAAAAGAACAAGACTTTGACTTTTGTCGGCAAAAAGAACCCGAAGAACAAAGTAACGGTCAAGACGAATGGCTACGGTGAAGTTTCTTTTTTGATTCCGCGAGAAGATTCTTACCAGATTCTTTGTGAAAGCTTGACAGGTCCGTTTGAATGCGGTGAGACACCGTATGTTTCCCCGCGTGCAAGCTACGGTTCGGTAAATGTCGCCTTTGACGATACTCGTGCAGAACTCCAGGGAGTTTCTTTTAAGGTGGGCAGTGCGGAACTTGTGCCGTCGACGCTTGCAACCCTCGACAAGACTATCGCAGGTCTTAAAAAGAATGCAAAGGCGAAGGTGGAAATCGAAGGTCACACAAGTTCGGAAGGTGGCGAAGAATATAACCAGAAGCTTTCCGAAGACCGTGCGAACAGCGTCCGTGATTACATGATCAGTAAGGGAATTTCCAAAGACCGCGTGACTGCAATCGGTTACGGCTACTCCCGTCCGAAGGCTTCGAATGATACCGAAGAAGGCAGAAAGCAGAACCGCCGCATCGAAGTCCGCGTGACGAATCCGGATGAAGTGGACGCTGCGCCGGCTGAATAA
- a CDS encoding metal ABC transporter ATP-binding protein: protein MNPFPAIEVRNLSFAYEKAPVLSNVNFTVEAGDFLAIIGPNGGGKSTLMKLIVGLLKPSEGDVRLFGRKMPSRKVSVGYVPQNTNHNLEFPITVEETVSMGLPHCKPNPSKVKEALETVKMESFAGRRLGELSGGERQRVLIARALVSDPQILFLDEPSSNIDAQGQEDLYELLAELNAKMTIVIVSHDLMVLSNHVKSVACVNRSVHFHSGSQITPEMVQGMYGCEVDLIAHGVPHRVLGTHHSH from the coding sequence GTGAATCCGTTCCCAGCGATCGAAGTTCGCAATTTAAGTTTTGCCTACGAAAAGGCGCCTGTCCTTTCGAATGTTAACTTCACCGTGGAAGCAGGAGACTTTCTTGCGATCATCGGGCCGAACGGTGGCGGAAAAAGCACGCTGATGAAGCTTATCGTGGGGCTTTTGAAACCCTCCGAAGGGGATGTGCGCCTTTTTGGAAGAAAGATGCCTTCGAGAAAGGTTTCGGTTGGCTATGTACCGCAGAATACCAATCATAACCTGGAATTCCCGATCACCGTGGAAGAAACAGTTTCGATGGGACTTCCGCACTGCAAACCGAATCCTTCGAAAGTAAAGGAAGCTCTGGAAACGGTGAAGATGGAAAGCTTTGCCGGTCGTAGACTGGGCGAGCTTTCAGGCGGTGAACGTCAGCGTGTGCTGATCGCTCGCGCCCTCGTCTCTGATCCGCAAATTCTTTTTTTGGATGAGCCTTCGAGCAATATCGATGCGCAGGGCCAGGAAGATCTGTACGAGCTACTGGCGGAGCTGAATGCGAAGATGACGATCGTGATTGTGAGTCACGATCTGATGGTGCTTTCGAATCATGTGAAGAGCGTCGCCTGTGTGAATCGCTCGGTGCATTTCCATTCAGGTTCGCAGATTACGCCGGAGATGGTGCAGGGCATGTACGGCTGCGAAGTGGACTTAATTGCCCACGGCGTTCCGCACCGCGTACTCGGTACGCATCATTCTCACTGA